The window taatcatattacTATCCttgaaataatctaattatttaattttaaaaatgcatacaaatttagttttctaaaattgtatttttattatattaaacctaatatattacacacacattgaaaacacatattttaaaaatcgtcaaaaatataaaataaataagattgttattaaattagaaataattattagatataaaaaaacattgtttactttttaaatttgtttatgttaaaaGGAGACcaataagagaaaatatttcaagtaataATCCAGAAATTCAAGAGAATTAATTAAGCAAagtgtaataattgtattcaGTATTTCTATTAAGATAATCAAAAGCATATTATAAGCGTTCGTAATGTACAAATCAAATCGTTAGTATTTATCATGTGTTACAATGAGCATGACTTTCTCTGATGCGAAAGATTGCACGTCGAAAATATCCTCACCCCACAATACTCCAGAATACATCACGAAGTGCATTTATGAGAGATCATGAGAGATTACTTCTTCAAACACGTCTTGAATTTCACTCCGGTAAGTTAAATGTCAGCATGAGAATTAATTAACTCATTCGTCAGATTACATTGCAACATCTGACGTTACAGATGTTATATCttaacaaattacaaaataatgatgTTTTTCGTAGTTTATTACATTCGCCTCAATTTTTTGTGAATATAATGCATATTGCATcactctttaaattttttgcactttcaaatattggaaaagtataaaaattactcgGCAATTCGACGCAATTTACGGTGCACAATAAATAACATGCCACGGTTTTCCGAAGCTAACAATTTCTCTTCGTTTTACTTGATAGTAACCTTTCTCTTTACATAATTCGCAAAGTGCTCGACGAAATATATCATAATCATTAATTTGCATttcatttgcaataaattcggttaaaataaattttgaatttatttctggcacttttatgaaataaaatgtaataagaaagtaaaagtatgatatgtacaatgtatatcttttcttaaacaagaaatatttccttttctttaaatatttctctattatttCACCATTAATATCGACAAATCAAAGGATATCGCATATGTCTTCTTAAGATTAAACAAGAtgttatttttctcttctctggcgttatattttaaataactcgTTCATAGAAAGTCTAAACTAATTAACTGGCCGTCATCGTGACGTATTCAATTCGAACGTCTGATCGATCTGTCGACTTGTCCGACTCGCCTCGGCTGCTTTCACTATCCGGCAATCCGGTCCCTCCTCCGTGGGACCAACGTGATGGGTCTTGCGTAAGGCTGGCTAAAGCCCCACGGGTCTCACTGACATGCGCATGCATCGCGTTCGCACCATGTTACAATACTACCGAGAGCACACATCTATGTGCGTTCGTGCGTGCACATTTTAGTTATTATAGGCGTTCGTCAATTACAACGCATTTAGTTAGCGCGTATTACAGCGTGGTCAGTGATatcataagaaaaaaatcgcaccTTGGCATTAACCGTTAAATGCAACATTGCTGAATATCGTATTCTGTTTCCTCTGAAAAACCACTTGCCTTTTTTCATCAACAAAAAGCGTGCTTTTCATTAAAGCGCGTGCATTCACGCACAAGAGATTGTATTATAATCGACGGctataattcaaaaaattcgaaaaattttccataattatataattatattactagttatattattaagtatattgtaatattaacaaaaataaccgTTTAAACCCAATCAGCGAAAGTTCCCATAATTAACAGCGAGAGCTCTTAATCACTCGTTGAACTTCTTTGAACTGTTCATCTATCCGAAGAATCGAAACAATTCGACGATGTTTCGATTTGCACAGCCGATTATCGAAACCGTATACACAATGATACGTAATACTAAGCGtgcagaaaaataataagcgTACTTGTGCAATGCTAATTGTATGCAGAGCGTACGCGTCGGGTTGCATTCTCAGATATTTCGAGAGGTGTAGGAAGACTGTGCTTTGGCTTAAGTCATTTATTCACACGCGATGCGTTCTCCTGCAATTTATCGCGATGCCGCCAGAGATTAGGATGATTAGAAGAATGATGGATCGCTCCTCTGCGGTCAAAGAAGTATTCTTCGTTTCTTCATGCAAATGATTACGCAACGTGTATAGAGAGTGCTCAGCTGCTTAAAAATAGATGCCTCCGACAGCTTTTCCGATGATTGTTGCAAACGTACTTATGATGGTTGCTGTAATATCGTTTAGACTTAATTAGCTTATcgtattcaattattatatccggattttctttgatttataTCTCGAATGTAAGCAATGATGTAactctttgtttcttttaatttagattttattaaattgattcgtaaaaaataatgaaattcatGTCTCCTCTCTCTCAAAAAGTGTCGACGTAAAAGGACTTCTAGCTATTATGCTGCGAACTTGacagaatctttttttttctcactaGCTTTCAATTCGCGACACTTTTCCGCGGAGTATTTGCATGTTTCACATGTTTTGTACACATTCTGGAGAACTCTTTCCTGACTTTCTCCAgtaactttgcaatttattcaGCTTAAATTCGCTCTTCTCtctaaatcaatatatctCGCGATATTGAAGGATCCAAACGCGATATCCGGACAATTCATCACGCTCGACGCCGCTGGTCGACAGGCCGAGCACGTAGGCAAACCAGCGGCGGCCAAAGGGGGATCCTGGTGGGGTTTGGTAAAGTCGCGGTGAAGGGAGTGAAGGGAGACGGGACCGTCCGGAGGTGTACCGAGGCCGACACCTAAAGTGCGCGCCAATCGCCAACTTCGCCGTCAGAGACAGTAGTCAAGTCGAAGAGAGTGCCGGAAAGATGAGCTATTCAAGGAGCGTGACCCTGCTGTTGCTCCTGCCAGTCCTGGCACGTGGTAAGtccaccaccaccgccaccgccaacCACCGCTAACTACCCGCGAGGTGGTTACCTTCACTTTGCCTACGCGCGACCCTATATCTCGCATCGTGCGTGCATCTCCACCTCGGAATGCGTTTCTCGTCTTCCTCTGTGCACCGGGGACTGCCTCTCCGCAGGCGTGAACGCTTTCTTCTTCTCTATGGACCCCTGGCAGGTTGCGACATCGCCCTCGTGCCCGCGAGGCTTTCACCGAAGAAACACCATATGTTAAGATCCGTGTGTGACATAACGACGGACATTCCGAAGTGATCGATGATAAAAACGTAATGGAGCGATCTATAAAGTAGCTGAATTGTGCAGGACAATTTTttgatcattatttttaacaactataattactattatttttaataatttcctaatttttaattttagaataatttattttttagtaacaCATCTCATTCAACCATttttggaattatttttttattttgtgtatttctttttacactCTTTTACtacaattttcttcaaaaataattttgatctaTCGACCGTCACTATCTTTTTTTCCAAGTCTCCATTTTTTGAACACAAAATCTGAATATCTAAGAAATCGCACATGCAATATacgtttgtattttataagaaaatagataTAGTGCCCGTGTTACACTTCACCTCGCTGTCGCAATGTACGTTTGCAAAAAAAGTTTAGGAAAAACCAACATTCGCGAGGCTGTCATGCGAATCGAATCTTTCCAAGTCGACAACATGCCAGGCAACCAAACTTCAATCAAACCAACAAAATCTCGCTTCTCATCGATTTTCGTTTATCATTTCTATTCATCAAGCAATGCGTCGTAAAATGTGTTactttgtgaaaaaataagatacataatttttatgctttGTCAATGtaggtatatatatttctgtttaattatgctaaaatattttcattttatattccATTAAAATGTGCATATATTTACATTCGCATTAcgataattaatatagaatagttgtgtatatatattatttatgtatatgtctaatatacaataatgaaaagcaaattattctatattaattgttaatataaaaataatttataatttataatcagttATAATGCATTACAATATgggtattataattaaaaataaactataaattatattgcatattttaattaacacaatatgtaatatttttgagaaatattataacgctaatattaattaacgcattttgaagaatttaacATCTAGTATTATAATAggtatattatcttttttattacgtaaattcttattttacagCCCCCATAGTACCAATTCAAAGTGCCGCCCTACTCGATGCCCCGCCATGCCCTGATCCTTATGGAATTCACGCTTACGCTCACCCTGAAGACTGCGGGGCCTTCTTCTTGTGCACGAACGGCACGCTGACCTTCGAATATTGCGAGAACGGACTTCTGTTTGACGGGCACGGTGCTGTCCATAAtcattgcaattataattgggCCGTCGATTGCGGTAATCGCAAGGCTGACTGTAAGTACCACGTTGCATTCACGATATTTGGGGCCCAATATTCGATACCTAAATTGGAttcgaatataaaaaaaaatcaggcGTGCGAAAGAAACATTGTCAGGAAAGTAAAAGTCGTACAAGACAAGTGATTTTTATGGCACTTTAATAGGTCGCATTAATCGCCAATCATTACGATTTCGCCCAAATGAATCTCTAGATCGCTTATCTCTCGATTGACTCAGCATCCTGATCCAATTACATGACTTTCTacgcagagagaaagatttctttaactttaataaacaGCTTTGTtcgattattttaaagcatatatttctttattttcaataaactttatatacatttctttagatttaataaaatttattaaaaacaaagaaaaatattttgaaatagtcgaacaaaactgtttattaaactcaaacaaatttttttctctgtgtagtttccagttttatttttcatatcttattgcaaaaaacgcCGATAAAAAACCACATGACATGTTTTACTATACTCGCACAGAAAGCATTCGtaagataattaattgaatgttATTCTTTCGGGcaggaaaatttaaaattatcccctttcacaatttttaatgtttgccaaaaaaatttctttcttgtcAAATAgcacatttttgtttttgaactTATACTATTCATAGCTGTAGCTCTTGATACGGTTAAGTAGGAACGATCTCTTTGCAGACACGCCGATCAGCAGCCCGGGCTGCGAGTATCAGTTCGGCATATATCCAGAAAGCGACACTTGCAGCACCAATTACATCAAGTGTGTCCACGGTGAGCCGCAACAGGCTCACTGCGACCCCGGTCTGGTCTACAACGGCAAGACTCACTCGTGCGTCTGGCCGGACGAACTCATCCCCTTCTGCAACCCCGAGGCTATAGTGGGCTTCAAATGCCCGCACAAGCTGCCCCCCCACAGCGCCGCCGCCAAATTCTGGCCCTACCCGAGGTAATGCACGTACCGCAGAATTATATACAAGACGAACTTCCGAGAAATCGTTTGTAAAGGAAATCCAGACGGAAATAAAACTGACGATGGGGGTCAACGCACTCCGGGCAGGCGACATTTTTAAGTATTcgctttcttttctttttcactttTGAAAGATTATAATTGCGTTCTGAAATTTACTGTCGACACTGAAAACATGTATACGTaacaagaattaattttcagtactggcaatAAATTCCGGAACGCAGCCTAAAAGAGTTCAATTCTTCGATCTTTTGTGAGCAATCttgttatcaatattattctctttctcGATATCGATTGAcgattatcgattattttaattgaaacgtTCAATAATCATTGCAAcctaaaatattctttctttttttctgtgtcaaagtcaaaattaacttcatggtatcttatacatatagtatttaatttcaatattttcgcaaaaattagttttcttggtgatttattataattatattctcttCCATACAACTATAATCAAAATCTAGATATGCACATATCATGGTATCATCAGATTCCATgtacttatttaaattttcagttGCGTATTTGTtgaaatgtgtgtgtattattttactaCATACAATCGCAagatataatgaaattttttatcttggtctttatttctttttcgcaACTTGTCTCATTTATTACGAGGAAGattcattaaaaagaaataatgctCGCCACTGAAAATTGTAAGAGTAAAAGGAGTCAACGTCATTAAATGTCAGACATTTGTGCGTAGCACAACTACGATTTAAGAACCGGTCGCCTTCCAAGAAAgatcgagagaaagagaaaaaaaaaagagagagataaatgTCGACACCGGTGTTTTATTtgaatacttaatttttccaCGTTAACGAACACATTATTCTTTCCAAATTATCTCGAGATTCTTCCCGCGAGAATTCTGGGAAAtgctattaaaaacaaaactgcaaaaatttactacgatatttttttatcgtttattatttaataatgcaataaaacttgtattatcaaataaatatgtgtctgtctctatttatttagaaaaaaatggagatagacacatgcttatcTGATAAGTAGAACTTTATCAAAAAGTTCGAACAACGGCCCTAAAggttaaattttttctcggccacaaaatcgatattttattgtaaatttttacagtatAGCAAAATAAGcaattcttataaaactataaattaaaatttttacaagtatTCACGTGAAcgagaaaatttttacaaatggtATTTTAGATTCCCCGTGCCCAATGACTGCGGTAGATTGATCACCTGCGTGGACGGACATCCGCGACTTCTCACTTGCGGAGAGGGAAAACTATTCGACTCGGTGAGCCTGACTTGCCTGGACCCGGACGAGGTTCCTCACtggtttgtattttttatattatatatttatcgatATGCTAAACTTTCGTTTAATGTAAAAGtagaaatactttaattttctaaccgcgcgtatttttatattttttagctcAAATGGTATTTAAATGTGAAGATATATTCCTGACAATCACCCAGCCTTGAAATCGATAATTTTGGCAAAGAGATGTAACAATATTAGCTGGAGATTATgtgtataattgtaaaaaattaaattatcacaGGACAAGATTGAttctaaaaattacttaaaaacagataaaaaagattatgtgtataattgtaaaaaattaaattatcacaGGACAAAGTTGATTCTagaaactatttaaaaacacataaaacacacacacacatacacagaggaaaaattcaatcataaaaatcaaagaaattacaaatagaaaaattataagatattattaataatacaaacatcttatacagaaaataattagaggaaaataataataatggaatAGATGTATATTCCTGTTTAGATTTCATTTTGGTTCGGCGTTGCCAATAGATAAAACATATCAaacgtaaattattattataataatagacGTTTAAAGGAGACCAGCTGAATGTACAGTGCGTGGAGAGCAAGTACGATATGTAGTACATATAGTGTATTTATGTAATAcgatatgtaatacatataatgtatttatgataaatatagtAACAATGTACAGCCAGGCAACATTGAATAAAATCTGGACAtgcgtataaaaaatatacaacgtACAGTTTATTCCAATCGATCTACATATACGTGGTACGAGTCTTATAATTACAAGAGCGCGGGATGAGAAAGGGGAAAAGAAGACGGAGGggacagaaaaaatatttacatctcGACTGATGCGACGGAGGTAAACGGTAAACGGTAAACGGTCCAGGAACCGAAAAACGAgatgtatttattaacattattgtcAATTACTAATATAAATCCCTATtgaaaagggaaagagagcTCGATCGGTCATAAACGGATCGATGGATGTCGACGAGTCCTTAAAAATGGTTcctcatttttattaagtttaattccatttcttaaaaaaaaaactcccgTATTTATgcgtattttttcttatttaatatttttaagagtgttttatttataacttttaagaTCAGTCCGGCTtggtttattttattctagtCTTTCCAGATTTGTAAAAACATCCAAGTGTCTTtgaaaacttttatctttCGTTATTAAGTGGCTAGAAAGtttcattcaatttttcatgAGTTAAGATCTTTTAGatcacaaattataatataatttatccaATAGATGAATTTCTCATGAATACACTTTTTATTCATGAATTAACTAAAATGATAAatccattatttattaattgaaaagaaCCGGACTGTATAATTATAGGTAGTTATCACTCTCACTTTtactcaaatttaaattttatatttgtatatgaaaattaaattctcatGGTGAGaatgaaataaagattttatctaCAGAAAGAACCTAACTTTTCCTTGAGGAAAATCGTTGCAACTTCTCCGACattcagaatttatttcaaGACATGAAAAGAATCTATCAGTTTTTAAAATCTCCGAAATTCTACGAGAATTCTAGAATTACCAAATTAATTGCGAAACTGCAAAATATCGCGTGAAAACCTGGGGAGACTCGACGAGAGAACTCTTCTCTAACTCTCCGCACCGATCAACGATCTCCAGGATCTCAGTCGTCGAGAAGGGATCTCCTGGCGCTTCCTTCGTCCTTCCAGGTCAGACAGGACGAAGTCCTGCTGCGACTTTTAGTTCCTGGGACGCGCCCGCAAGGGAATAGGCAGGGCACCCGCTGGCAGAGGCGACACACCGGGCGGCAGGTTCTCCTCTTCAGGTTCCTGCTCGTTGCGACCGTCGGACAATTCGCCCTCGGTAGGCGGCGGCGTCGTGGGAACGTCGCAGTCCTCCGTCGGCGGCACCACGCATCTCAACGATCTCCTGTCGAACACCAGCATGGCCGGGCAGCGCTGCAACCGCGGGTAACCACCCTGGCACTGCCAATAACGGTTGCACGATTTTCCCAGCGGCACGTTGCCGTTTGCATCGTCGTTGCAAAGTGCTGGAAGCAAGCGGCGTCTTACTCTTAGTCTAACTGGAGCTCTAGTCTGCCTAGGGCTCTTTCGAAACACGTGAAACCGTGTATTTATGTGCATATCAACCCACTAACCATTACTTACAACCAAtcattatcttaaatatatcaGTCATTATGTctataattttgacattttattaaaataaaaaatccagCACTGCAAATTATTCGATCGGTTTTTGATGAATTTCTTATTACTTCTTTGCAAACTGACGTAATATCGATTCGGTGAAAGTCGAAAACTTTCGTTCGGGACTTGCCAATGATGATTTAATTCGAAATCTAATTATACAGTGTATACATCCGtaaatatctttctttctttctttctgcaCTTCGGATACGGAAGCTATTACTATGTTTTTCGAAACTTCTGTCAATTCCAAAATACTAATACTGACTCAtcactaattattataatcaattaatttctcttttctttctttctaatattctccttttaaaatattgcaaaaaatattcaatgtttatccaaatttttaaatatttcccaTCAGTTTCTCGTAAAGAAAGATATACGATCTCGCGTGCGATCGATGCATCGGCTGATGACATTCAGAGAGAGGCGAcacgaattaataataaacgcgTTTTATCCGATCCCGAGGGCAAAGAGGAGGAGAAAGGCGCGACAAGAATTCACTTCGAATGCTAATTAAGTGCCTCGCCCATTTTTCCTTAAGGCACTGACTCCTGGAAGAAACGGTAGAGTAGGCACGAGGAAACGCATCGCGCGCGTGTCCTGTCTACCCACTTTCGAAAGTGAAAAGGATCGTTAGGATTCCGCTTCTTGTGAATTAAATTCGCCTAAAACTTGGCAATATATCCGTTGAATTCAACCGAATGCAATTAATTCTTGTAAAGATAAGAAAGTGAAGAGATCCGACCAAGTTAAAAATATCCGATTCGAGAATCAAATGTTCGCGGGAATGGTGCACTTAATCCTCGACCACTTCACTTGCTTCTATACAGTGTTCGATCGTCAACTACGTCATTTCTCATGCGGTACAACAATTTCCGTCTTATCTCTCACCATTATTAATCGTTCCAAGTTTTAATGTAATCCCGAGTGTCCtaacttttaatgaaattcCTTTACTTTTCATCCTGTCGACAGTACTTACGATGCTTCTGACATCCCTCGACGTTCTCAGGCCAGTCGCAGGACCTGGCCCGCTCGTTGTAGAGCAGACCGCCTATGCAGAGCTGCTCTGTAGCGGTGCCGTTCCAGCAAGTCCAGTACCTGGTGCAGGACGTCTCGTGGCCGAAGATTCCGTACAACCAGTCACAATGATCGGTTTGAATCGGCGGATTTGCCTGGCGTTTACCGTCGCAGTAGTTCGCACGCCACGGATAGTCACAGCCCTCGGTGACACCGCGGTGCTTGCCGGCAAATACGAGACCGTTCGGACAATCAAACAACTCCGGGCGACCGTTCACGCACTCCCAATAGCGATCGCAGTACTCGGCGTCGCCCACCACCCGCGACTTCGTCTGGCATGGGTCCTCCTGCTGCTGTTTCTGGCCCAGTGAGCCTGCAAGTGCAAAAGCGTGAACGCTCATCCAATTATCCCTTGTACTTCTTGGGTCTTGTTCGGATGGACGAGGAAAATAGATTGTTGGAAAGGATTAGGATGTAGCTTGTTCTTCTGATATGGAATTCTCTGATAGAAAAGTACTTATTTCCTCATTCGTGAGTgattaatttatgattaaatataataatcttctcttctcttcctgGTTTTCCTCTGTTTCAATTCCCTACTTTCTCGACGCTAATTGTACAACGTAATTTATCTGGAAGTTCATTAATGAGCTCTCAAATTTATCTACCAATTTATCGCATCATTAACCTTTCTcgataagtattaattatcttatccTTTCCCTTTCGTTCCTGCCTAATGAGTCACGATTACGAAACATCAGAGTACTATACATGTATCGACGTATTAAAATGACGAATTCCAACTGCACGTGTCCTCGTCAAAGGACATCAAGCGCCTCGGCGAATATCAAGAATATACTg of the Monomorium pharaonis isolate MP-MQ-018 chromosome 11, ASM1337386v2, whole genome shotgun sequence genome contains:
- the LOC105836475 gene encoding protein obstructor-E; protein product: MSYSRSVTLLLLLPVLARAPIVPIQSAALLDAPPCPDPYGIHAYAHPEDCGAFFLCTNGTLTFEYCENGLLFDGHGAVHNHCNYNWAVDCGNRKADYTPISSPGCEYQFGIYPESDTCSTNYIKCVHGEPQQAHCDPGLVYNGKTHSCVWPDELIPFCNPEAIVGFKCPHKLPPHSAAAKFWPYPRFPVPNDCGRLITCVDGHPRLLTCGEGKLFDSVSLTCLDPDEVPHCSNGI
- the LOC105836473 gene encoding protein obstructor-E isoform X1, producing the protein MMACTICRRLVVVIASFHLWTIVVLRGWLPAAAFIADLTRVKRPVFKLEGSLGQKQQQEDPCQTKSRVVGDAEYCDRYWECVNGRPELFDCPNGLVFAGKHRGVTEGCDYPWRANYCDGKRQANPPIQTDHCDWLYGIFGHETSCTRYWTCWNGTATEQLCIGGLLYNERARSCDWPENVEGCQKHPLCNDDANGNVPLGKSCNRYWQCQGGYPRLQRCPAMLVFDRRSLRCVVPPTEDCDVPTTPPPTEGELSDGRNEQEPEEENLPPGVSPLPAGALPIPLRARPRN
- the LOC105836473 gene encoding protein obstructor-E isoform X2, whose amino-acid sequence is MMACTICRRLVVVIASFHLWTIVVLRGWLPAAAFIAGSLGQKQQQEDPCQTKSRVVGDAEYCDRYWECVNGRPELFDCPNGLVFAGKHRGVTEGCDYPWRANYCDGKRQANPPIQTDHCDWLYGIFGHETSCTRYWTCWNGTATEQLCIGGLLYNERARSCDWPENVEGCQKHPLCNDDANGNVPLGKSCNRYWQCQGGYPRLQRCPAMLVFDRRSLRCVVPPTEDCDVPTTPPPTEGELSDGRNEQEPEEENLPPGVSPLPAGALPIPLRARPRN
- the LOC105836473 gene encoding protein obstructor-E isoform X3; the protein is MSQQILPLVLVLLAAQGSLGQKQQQEDPCQTKSRVVGDAEYCDRYWECVNGRPELFDCPNGLVFAGKHRGVTEGCDYPWRANYCDGKRQANPPIQTDHCDWLYGIFGHETSCTRYWTCWNGTATEQLCIGGLLYNERARSCDWPENVEGCQKHPLCNDDANGNVPLGKSCNRYWQCQGGYPRLQRCPAMLVFDRRSLRCVVPPTEDCDVPTTPPPTEGELSDGRNEQEPEEENLPPGVSPLPAGALPIPLRARPRN